Sequence from the Castanea sativa cultivar Marrone di Chiusa Pesio chromosome 12, ASM4071231v1 genome:
CCTAAGCATCCAGGGGCGGAATGCCTGGCTTCCTTTAGACTGATAAGCCTTTGTATTACTGTGTACAAAGTGATCATTAAGATCATAGTCAAGAGACTTCGACCTTGGTTGCCCAAACTTATTTCGCCTCTCCAAACCACCTTTGTTTCGAGAAGGTTGGGGTTGGACAATATGATCATTGCCTAAGAGCTCATCCATACAATGACCCTCAAAAAGGGGAAGACGGGGTTTATGGCCATCAAAATAGACTTGAAGAAAGCTTATGATAGACTTGAGTGACACTTTATTAGGGATGTTCTTGAGTGTATAGGCTGCCCCCCTCTcttattaaacttatcttgagCTGTGTGTCAAGCTCCTTGATCTCGATTCTTCTTAATGGTGGTCAACTTAAGCCTTTTTAGCCTTCAAGGGGTATTAAACAAGGAGACCCCCTCTCCCCCTACTTGTTCATCATGTGTATGGAAGTGCTTGGGTTTCTCATCTCACTGAGATGTGAAGAGAAGTTGTGGGATTTGGCTCATGCTTCAAGAGGTGGGCTTGCCTTTTCCCACCTTTTCTTTGCCGACGACCTTGTTCTTTTTGCAAAAGCTAATTTGAAGAACTACATTAGTGTGAGAGAGACCTTGGATACCTTATGTGAATTATCAGGTCAAAAAGTTCATTTGAATAAGTCTAAAGTCCATTTCTCTCCTAACACTAGTCCAGAAACGAGAGAGGAATTGTGTGAGGTGCTTGGCATTCACTCGACCCCAAATCTTGGCAAGTACTTAGGCTTCCCGATAAAGCATCCTGGCTCATCAACTCAAGATTTCAATTTCGTGGTGGAAAGGGTGCAGAACAAGCTGCAAGGCTGGAAAGCAAGCCTATTATCGATGGCAGGAAGGGTAGTGATTGCCCAATCTGTTCTCTCAGCCACCTCTGCTTATGTGATGTAGGGGTGCATCCTCCCTACCCGTATCCTAAATAATCTTGACAAGGTCAACTGTAATTTTGTGTGGGGATAAacggaagaaaagaaaaaaaaaatgcagatgaTCTGTTAGGGAAAATTACTAAACCGAAGTGTCAAGGGGGATTGGGAATTCAGGAAGCTAGAGGGAGAAATTTAACACTAGCGGCCAAGCTATTTTGGCGGATGGAGAATTCCAAAACTGGTGGCTGGGCTAATGTGCTAAGGAAGAAGTACATGTTAGGGCCTGCAACAATAAAAAAGGCTCATACTAGAACTTGGAATGCTATAAGTAAAGGAAGAGATATTTGTTTGAAGGGCTCAAAGTGGACAGTGGGTTGCAACAGCCCGCTAAGCTTCGGGAATGATAAATGGCTGAATATTGGCACTATGAGATCCCTCATTGAAGGGCCTTTGAACCGTGGTGAAAGTGAGGTTTGTATTAAGGAAGTGATTAATATTTATGGATGGGATCTAGCTAACCTTTCCTTTGTTTTCCCCAATCCCATCCTAAAGGCAGTACTGGCCACCCCTCTAACAAGATTTGCTGCTAAGGAAGACCACAGGAGCTGGATATCAAGCTTAAATGGGgagtttgacccaaaaaaagcATACTTATTGGCAATTGATGAAAATCTAGAGGTCCCGGACTTCCATGGTAAATGGATATGGAAGCTTTAAACTTTGCCCAAGATTCATTACTTTCTTTGGAAGTGTTTGCACCTTAGCTTACTTGTTAAATCCATCCTGGCACACGGAGGTATTGCTGGGTTGGGTGGCTATGACAGTTGTCGTGATCCTGAAGAGAGCATTGTCCATGTTCTAAGGGATTGCCCGATAGCTACAGCCTTTTGGGAGGGCTCGGCCTGCCTTGTTAATCTCAGACAATCCTTATCGGAAGATCTTGAGTCATGGATTAAAAAGAATGCATTAGGATCCATAAAGACACCTGGCAAAGATTATGACTTGTGTAGCTTTTTCTTGTTTGGGGTGTGGAATTTGTGGCTCCAACGAAATATAAGGGCCTTCAAATAGCAGCCCTCTAATCCGAATTTGGTGAAGGTT
This genomic interval carries:
- the LOC142620183 gene encoding uncharacterized protein LOC142620183, with product MCMEVLGFLISLRCEEKLWDLAHASRGGLAFSHLFFADDLVLFAKANLKNYISVRETLDTLCELSGQKVHLNKSKVHFSPNTSPETREELCEVLGIHSTPNLGKYLGFPIKHPGSSTQDFNFVVERVQNKLQGWKASLLSMAGRVVIAQSVLSATSAYVM